One part of the Actinomyces howellii genome encodes these proteins:
- a CDS encoding SRPBCC family protein — MIDNVHERVIAAPAQALGPLLDGLGRQDDRLWPSDRWDPMVLDRPVAVGADGGHGPIRYVVTEYEPGRRVRFSFHKETGIEGFHELSITSLDPRRCRLRHVLRGRATGSMRLLFGILVEPLHDAVVEDLLDNAEREATGTVSRPGRRALRARLWSLLVEGRQGRRSRR, encoded by the coding sequence ATGATCGACAACGTCCACGAGCGCGTCATCGCCGCACCCGCACAGGCTCTCGGCCCGCTCTTAGACGGCCTGGGCAGGCAGGATGACCGGCTGTGGCCCTCGGACCGGTGGGACCCGATGGTGCTCGACCGTCCCGTGGCGGTCGGGGCCGACGGCGGGCACGGACCGATCCGCTACGTCGTCACCGAGTACGAGCCCGGTCGCCGAGTGCGCTTCTCCTTCCACAAGGAGACGGGCATCGAGGGTTTCCACGAGCTGAGCATCACGAGCCTGGACCCCCGGCGCTGCCGTCTGCGGCACGTGCTGCGCGGGCGGGCCACGGGGAGCATGCGCCTGCTGTTCGGGATACTCGTCGAGCCGCTGCACGACGCCGTCGTGGAGGACCTTCTGGACAACGCGGAGAGGGAGGCGACCGGAACGGTGAGTCGGCCGGGGCGCCGGGCCCTGCGGGCGCGGCTGTGGTCGCTCCTGGTCGAGGGCCGTCAGGGCAGGAGGAGCAGGCGCTGA
- a CDS encoding glycoside hydrolase family 3 N-terminal domain-containing protein, giving the protein MVLLRSDGTFPLSAPGTVALYGSGARRTLKGGTGSGDVNSRHVSTIEEAMTAAGFTITTTEWLDAYDALHARAREEFLDRLRTEAAQEGVPAVIHGMGAVMPEPEHDMPLSGEGEAAVYVLSRVSGEGNDRRAQPGDVLLTDAEVRDILELDARFERFLLVLNVGGVVDLGPVAHVRNILLLSQLGAPVGEAFTDVLLGRAYPSGRLSTTWAPWDSYGGVGEFGHPDDTRYTEGVYVGYRYFDSVGAQPLFPFGHGLGYTTFALGAAEVALDGSALTVRTEVTNTGARPGREVVQVYVSVPAGRLDQPFQVLAGFAKTDELAPGASQELAVAVDLADLASFDAASGQTVLEAGDYLVRLGTSSRDTDPVAVLELDERAVVRVVHDALGDPGFTDWMPTSPVAVEVPDDLPRLRLDPGCLRRRDDGEAVELSEELSFVAELSDEELSYLVLGDYRTGGESQSIVGAASQTVVGAAGQTTTRVPGLASLIMADGPAGLRLAAEYGVDDDGAFPLGPSVPADFLELWDEEASEVLGDIIGADSQDRAPTSIHHQWATAIPIGTAIAQSWNPDLAERLGELVGAEMEHFGVHLWLAPAFNLHRSILCGRNFEYLSEDPLLAGRLAAAITRGVQSRPGRGVTIKHVAANNQETNRLNSNSLVSRRALRDLYLRGFEIVVREAGPHALMTSYNLINGVHASESHDLNEVVLRQEWGYQGLIMTDWVVHGMARHDLTHPPATAAPTVKAGNELFMPGSEADRQGVLAALDGQGETVLTRAELELQAARVVRAVWRLAGR; this is encoded by the coding sequence ATGGTCCTTCTGCGCTCGGACGGGACCTTCCCCCTGTCGGCTCCCGGGACGGTGGCCCTGTACGGGTCGGGAGCACGACGCACCCTCAAGGGCGGTACCGGCAGCGGCGACGTCAATTCCCGCCACGTGTCGACCATCGAGGAGGCCATGACGGCGGCCGGCTTCACGATCACGACCACCGAGTGGCTCGACGCCTACGACGCCCTGCACGCCCGCGCGCGCGAGGAGTTCCTCGACCGCCTGCGCACCGAGGCCGCGCAGGAGGGGGTGCCCGCGGTCATCCACGGCATGGGCGCCGTCATGCCCGAGCCCGAGCACGACATGCCCCTGAGCGGCGAGGGCGAGGCGGCGGTCTACGTCCTGTCGCGCGTGTCGGGGGAGGGCAATGACCGCCGCGCCCAGCCCGGTGACGTCCTGCTCACCGACGCCGAGGTCCGCGACATCCTCGAGCTCGACGCCCGCTTCGAGCGCTTCCTGCTCGTGCTCAACGTCGGCGGCGTGGTCGACCTGGGTCCTGTGGCGCACGTGCGCAACATCCTCCTGCTCTCCCAGCTCGGCGCACCGGTGGGCGAGGCCTTCACCGACGTGCTGCTCGGGCGGGCCTACCCCTCGGGCAGGCTGTCGACGACCTGGGCCCCCTGGGACTCCTACGGCGGCGTCGGCGAGTTCGGCCACCCCGATGACACCCGGTACACCGAGGGTGTCTACGTCGGCTACCGCTACTTCGACTCGGTGGGGGCCCAGCCCCTGTTCCCCTTCGGCCACGGCCTGGGGTACACCACCTTCGCCCTGGGGGCGGCCGAGGTCGCGCTCGACGGCTCCGCACTGACCGTCCGTACCGAGGTGACGAACACCGGGGCGCGTCCCGGGCGCGAGGTCGTCCAGGTCTACGTGAGCGTCCCGGCCGGCAGGCTCGACCAGCCCTTCCAGGTCCTGGCGGGATTCGCCAAGACCGACGAGCTCGCCCCGGGGGCGAGCCAGGAGCTCGCCGTGGCCGTCGACCTGGCCGACCTCGCCTCCTTCGACGCCGCCTCCGGCCAGACCGTGCTCGAGGCCGGCGACTACCTCGTGCGCCTGGGCACCTCAAGCCGGGACACCGACCCGGTGGCGGTGCTCGAGCTCGACGAGCGCGCCGTCGTGCGCGTCGTGCACGACGCCCTGGGCGACCCCGGTTTCACCGACTGGATGCCGACGAGCCCCGTCGCGGTCGAGGTCCCCGACGACCTGCCGCGCCTGCGCCTCGACCCCGGGTGCCTGCGCCGCCGGGACGACGGCGAGGCGGTCGAGCTGTCCGAGGAGCTGTCCTTCGTCGCCGAGCTGTCCGACGAGGAGCTGTCCTACCTCGTCCTGGGGGACTACCGCACCGGTGGGGAGTCCCAGTCGATCGTCGGTGCCGCGTCCCAGACGGTGGTCGGCGCCGCCGGGCAGACGACGACCCGCGTGCCGGGCCTGGCCAGCCTCATCATGGCCGACGGGCCCGCCGGCCTGCGCCTGGCCGCCGAGTACGGGGTGGACGACGACGGCGCCTTCCCGCTGGGCCCGTCCGTCCCGGCCGACTTCCTCGAGCTGTGGGACGAGGAGGCCTCCGAGGTCCTCGGAGACATCATCGGGGCCGACTCCCAGGACCGCGCCCCCACCTCGATCCACCACCAGTGGGCCACCGCCATCCCCATCGGGACCGCGATCGCCCAGTCCTGGAACCCCGACCTGGCCGAGCGCCTCGGCGAGCTCGTCGGCGCCGAGATGGAGCACTTCGGCGTCCACCTGTGGCTCGCACCGGCCTTCAACCTCCACCGCTCGATCCTGTGCGGACGCAACTTCGAGTACCTCTCGGAGGACCCCCTCCTGGCCGGCCGCCTCGCCGCCGCCATCACCCGCGGCGTCCAGTCCCGTCCCGGTCGCGGCGTGACGATCAAGCACGTCGCCGCCAACAACCAGGAGACCAACCGGCTCAACTCCAACAGCCTCGTCAGCCGCAGGGCCCTGCGGGACCTCTACCTGCGCGGCTTCGAGATCGTCGTGCGCGAGGCCGGCCCCCACGCCCTCATGACCTCCTACAACCTCATCAACGGCGTCCACGCCTCCGAGAGCCACGACCTCAACGAGGTCGTCCTGCGCCAGGAGTGGGGGTACCAGGGGCTCATCATGACCGACTGGGTCGTCCACGGGATGGCTCGCCACGACCTGACCCACCCGCCTGCCACGGCGGCCCCCACCGTCAAGGCGGGCAACGAACTGTTCATGCCCGGCTCAGAGGCCGACCGACAGGGGGTCCTCGCGGCGCTGGACGGGCAGGGCGAGACCGTCCTGACCCGCGCCGAGCTCGAGCTGCAGGCCGCCCGGGTCGTGCGGGCCGTGTGGAGGCTCGCCGGACGCTGA
- a CDS encoding DUF554 domain-containing protein: protein MVGLGTVINVAAIVVGGTAGALVGSRISRRFQETLHAACAVAVMFVGIAGAMQGMLAVVGGEPAGPTLEAGRTLLVVLSLVLGALMGEALDLHTGIMTVGEWLRRRTGSVSDSRFTDAFVTASVTVCVGAMAVVGAIEDGLSGDYSVLTVKAVLDLVIVLAMAASMGRGCVFSAIPVALFQGFFTATAVLIKPVMTPEALANLSTVGSVLIFCVGLNLLWPGRIKVANLLPAIAIAPAAALLPLSL from the coding sequence GTGGTCGGGCTGGGCACGGTCATCAACGTCGCGGCGATCGTCGTGGGGGGCACGGCCGGCGCACTCGTGGGCTCACGGATCTCGCGACGCTTCCAGGAGACCCTGCACGCCGCCTGCGCCGTCGCCGTCATGTTCGTCGGCATCGCCGGCGCCATGCAGGGCATGCTCGCCGTCGTCGGCGGCGAGCCGGCTGGGCCCACCCTCGAGGCCGGCCGCACCCTGCTCGTCGTCCTCAGTCTCGTCCTGGGCGCGCTCATGGGCGAGGCCCTCGACCTGCACACCGGGATCATGACCGTCGGGGAGTGGCTCCGGCGGCGCACGGGGAGCGTCTCGGACTCGCGTTTCACCGACGCCTTCGTCACCGCCTCGGTGACCGTGTGCGTCGGGGCGATGGCCGTCGTCGGAGCCATCGAGGACGGACTGAGCGGGGACTACTCCGTCCTGACCGTCAAGGCGGTCCTCGACCTCGTCATCGTCCTGGCCATGGCCGCCTCGATGGGCCGCGGCTGCGTCTTCTCCGCGATCCCGGTGGCCCTGTTCCAGGGATTCTTCACGGCCACGGCGGTGCTCATCAAGCCGGTCATGACCCCCGAGGCGCTCGCCAACCTCTCGACGGTCGGCTCGGTCCTCATCTTCTGCGTGGGCCTCAACCTGCTGTGGCCCGGGAGGATCAAGGTCGCCAACCTCCTGCCGGCCATCGCCATCGCCCCGGCCGCCGCTCTCCTGCCCTTGTCGCTGTAG